The following DNA comes from Salvelinus sp. IW2-2015 linkage group LG1, ASM291031v2, whole genome shotgun sequence.
acaTAAGCATAGAGGTCATAAAACACGTCGCAGAAAACCTTGTGTTTAATTTTCAAAGTGGACTCATGAGTAAGCTGAATCATGACCTGGGAGTAAGAAATCACAGACCACTTTTATTATCACCTCCCTGTCATTCTATCTGAATGTTTATGCATCTCAATGGCCTATTcgcaatatagtgcactacttttgaccaaggcttgGTCGAGAATAGTACTATTAAAGGTAGAGgtatcatttgggatgcagacatgtGTTAAAAGATGTGGTGTGTATGTGCACTGACTTGTGGTTTGAGACCACATTTCGGTTCCCCTTCTTCTGTATCACTGTGCAGCTGTTGTCTCAGTTCTCTGTCTTGGGAGCTCCCCACCCCTCTTGGTACTAAAATACCCCCAGAGCTCTCCACCTGGACAAGTGCAGAGGACATCACTGCACACTCACTAACCTCTGAGAATGAGAGAAATGCTTGCAAAGTCTACCATTTTTATTGTAGAGAGAAATGCAGCCTAAGGAGTGagacagttttgaacaaataattCACAATAAGTCATGGCCATGGAATAGTCAACGGCAATGTAAAACCAGACAAATACAACTTCAAACTTGACCCTATTTTGAAGAAATGTCAGAGTACGATTATCCCGAATTACATCTTGTGTTTACATTGAAGATGCTGCTTCATGATATGCCTTGAACGTTTCAAAGGATGCCTTTAAGATGCTGATCATGATCATGCCTCGAGACCTCCTTCGGATGTGGGTTAGAGTATTGAAAAAAGAAAGTCAATTACTGCATGAGAAGAAAAAACAAACCGTTATCTTCTTCATAACAAATACAGGTCAAGAATTTAAGATACTGACTGATAATGTTGTTTGAGACGTTCATTACCAGGAATAAATCTGTGTGTAACACGGTGGCTGACCAGTATCGGAGTTAAAACCACATGTTGACTAAAACAATCACCTGCTTCTAGTACATACATGTTGACTCTCTTAGGAAAGCCAGCAGAGTCCCCACCTCCAATGAAAGAGCTGTGTCCGAACCACCCTCAGTCTTTGCGCAAATGAGGTGGCGTCATTGGAGCTTGGCGAAGATATGGTAGGCTGGGTCAATACCTTTGGGACTGCTAATGGCATGTAGGAGCAATAGCCGAGATAGGCTCCTCCTCATCGGCCATGTGGTGGATTGTGATGCGTCTGTAGGGGTAAAGGAAGGGTCCGATCCACGCCAAACCTTGTCCCTCATCCCCCATTGTATCGTTAGATTTGGTAGTGTTTCCTGGCCATTGACATGGGTGGAGGTCTCTGTACCTCACCCCAACCTTGTTCCTGTGAAATGGACTCCTCAACATCTGTGGACATGGTtggatgtctgtgtgttgtccatAGGAAGAGGCGTTACtggcttcttttccttctcctcttcctctctcttctccttattATCCCCAGGTGTGTGCAAGGGCGTGATGAAGGCGAGGGTGAGGGGGCTGGGCTGACAGTAGAACTGCTTGCAGCCTTCCCCTCCGCATGTCTCCGGATCTGCGCTCAAGTGTGTTCCCAGCAGTTACTGAGTACAGCACTCTGGACTAGCTTTACACCATCTGACAAGGGCTGTAAGCTGTACCCACACAGGCTCCGCCCAAACAAACTGGCACACTGCTGTCACCGACAAGGGGTGTGCGCGTTGATCTGGAGTCATGAGGGAGTGAGTATCACCCTCTAGAGTCCTTCACACCTtcgagtttgagtgtttgttcgTCCCCCTGGGAAGCGCCTGTATGTCTGTCAAACATATTGGTGGTTATTNNNNNNNNNNNNNNNNNNNNNNNNNTACTGTAAttgtggacagtgcagttagattaacaagaatttaagctttctgccaatatcagatatgtcattgtcctgggaaatgttcttgttacttacagccTCATGCtgatcgcattagcctacgttagctcaacctaTCCCGCAGGGGACCACCGATCCTGCTGTAGAGGTTTTAATTAACATCTTATGACACAACATACacgtagtattactttcttagctacagtatacatatctcactggcatattacataatttaggATGTAGCATACACTATCATTTTGGACTCACATTGCTGTGCTCGGCTCACTTTAACAGGAAGGTGGAGCGGCGGTCCTCCAAGTTAACATATGTTTTGAGCACGGCACAAATCAtacttcattgacagcatggccaatgttgaatgtttattattTGAACTCGTAAAAtagccccttaatcccagatttgggaccacacagccactgtcactgattctttccaaaccgctcgttgaatttgcgatttctaaCTTGYTGTGTAGTGTTTATGTCCAATAGCCGATGAGctccgatacgttttatctataatttctcttcgttatttctcttcatatgacaaggattaaaaaggatttgcaagtagattgtcgacttgattcatgatgatgaccgctagctaagattttgaaagtatgatgttgacatgatcagtccaatcaaagctactgtacatataacgtgatttgatgtcattttatctgtggccactGACCTTGAGGCTTCTTGGATGAGCACTTCTATGGCAGCAGCCGAAGGACTAGAATTTTCAATGTCTCCTCTTACRCTTGGCAGTGACGTAAAGtcaccatgagtgacagaacactgagccaatcatggcgcaacgctccatattttctgctggttttgccaccaccacagaaaacactgagctaggctgaaacacctgcattttggagctggtTTActagagaaaacaaaaaagagaccatgtttgtatgtggctttattaactcaatgatatatattcttttttacattgtttgcaaactgatgtgacacgtattaatgccaaaataacatgcaaaacagRCAAGCCCTCCCCAAAAAATCATGACAGGTCTCCACTGTCTGTAATATGTTTCCTGACTGTCACCCCACATTCCTgtaatacgtttcctgactgCCAATACGTTTCCTGAATGCCCCSCCACAcacattcctgcactacaaatgctgacccagtaCATCCTGTCAttggatcttttgaaccatctgtgtaaatggccacaaaatcctgatacacagtatccagacatctattaaacaaatcagatggaccaacaccctccctatctttctgtagtctctACAACACTTCTAGATCAAMTACTTCCGAACTCTGGTGCGTTTACACCCTTACTTCGGTTCGTTTGAACTGGTGTGAATATTCTCTATCTGCACCCGGGGGCGCAGTCCGGACCAAACACAGCGAGCATTTGATKAAATATTTCGTTCGTTTGTAACAAACAGTCGATATCTGATTCGAAATATAGCTAAAAACTAGGCTGTGTGTGAAAACGCCAAGGCAGGGATCATCAACWAGATTMAACMGCATACCSAATTGTTTCTTTAGCGGATGATCAGGgtaccggaacataattacaRATTTGTAGGCTGCWAATTGACCGTAAGAAGCACAAASAAATATAATAtgtgactaaaacataataatttaaaaccttgcttacatttgtatatagtCACGTGTCTCTGTTATGCGTTGGGGAACCGTGCTCTAAGGGCTCTGTTCAATCTGTAAATCTGAAGTGTTACAGATTCGGCGATAGAAATGTAGCCTAAAggcaatttccgattgagccgatatatgcagcgtttaccgtgaatgcagtgtTTTAACATTGcatttacatttcaatcacgctgtaataTACCCCCAAAATGAATTGCCACTCATGCAGTATAAAGCATTCGTTAACGCACACCCCAAAATGTTggagaggtgctgactaacggaatACTAAACTTGTGTAAAACATTCATAAAGATACTCTCACAACTGGATACACGCTAAATATGGTCCCAATAAATTMATGGATTAACACCAACCCTGAAGAATTGTATGGTAAAAGTCTACTTTAAAGCCTTTGCACAATGGCTTTCGTTATTGAAATGTCAAATAGAGGCAACATCATATCATGAAATGCTTTATTCATCTCATCACATCAATATGCAGAAATTCCTCAGATTACTTCACAAGCAATACAGCATTCATCATCAGAGGTCCCTATTCACAAAAAGAGACATCATGAAAAAAACTAAACTTCAATAACTTCTAAAGCAAGTTGCCAATCTATTATAAACTATGTGAAGCACACTAGCAGTCCCtctatctggggggggggggggggccctagGGACagttctaggatcagcttcccctccctcaatcctaatcttaaccattagtgggggaaatgcaagaCTAACCGAACATTGAACATTGCCCGTTGTTCACACTCCTGCTCAGTGGGTTGGTCAGTGCTGAGTGGCTCAGGTGACAAGTGAAGGTCTGTCCGGAGCTCCAGCGTGTCGAGGGCAGACTAAGGAGGCTGCTCAGGGTGTACGTGCCGTCAGCCTGGCGCTGAGACTCGCCCTTCTGGATCTCAGCACCCGTCAGAGAGCCACCGTCATCAGACCAGGACAKAGAGGCACCGTCAGGGTGGAAGCCCTGCGCCAGGCACACCAGGGTGGTCTTGTCCCCRGAGAGAGGGGCCTGGGCTGGGGCCATCAGGACCAGAGAAGGGGGTGATGGAGGACGGGCTGACAGGGGAGGACACAAAAGATACAGACTGTAACAGTGAGATGGATCAAGATACTTTCtcattgaaaaaaataagaaTGGAATTTAACTTAAAGTACACTGTAACTTTGAAATTCAGTCCAAATTAAAACAATTCATTATTTATCTTTGAACATAGATTTAATATCCTAGTGTTAAACTTTAAGTCTATTTATATTTTCCAGAATATCACTAATAATcctgaaacaaaaaaatacatgttttcctctTTCTCATAAGATAATTTGTGTACTTGACTTAATTAGGTTTATTTGAAAGGGACTATTCACATTGATCAAGATCATCTCTGTAAATGTGTCAGATTTAACAAGCTGGCAAATTATCATCTGTAGTCCCTGTTAccattaaataaattaaataaatgaatgtACAGTATGATTTTAATTAATATATTACCTCAACAATGATTAATATTCATTATTATTGATCATGTATATTTTGTGTTATATACATTTGAATCAACACATGCTGAAGATTTGAAAATATATTCTAACCATTACATATCACttaataaagattttttttaaatacagatttGTTGATATAAGAAAGCATATCACGTGATTATTTACAAGGGATTTTACTCACCAAGGGTGACTTCAGTTCCTTGTCCAAACTTGGTACCATGTCCTCACAGTGATACATCTCGATACAAAAACATCTGTGTTGAAGACCGTTCTACATGCTCTTCTCATTGTCAAGTCTCTATTCATCAAGATGTAGAAATCCATGAAAAATTAAGCAAAGGACTTAGTTTGATATTGAATTGTTACCCAATGCAATCCCCTTTTAGACACGGTGGCATTCAGTGACCTGTGCACATTTAATTATTTTCCAATCCGAAGCCCAGTTGGGTTTTTGTACGAGCAGTCTATTGAACTGTATCATTGTGATACATCGCCACACTTTCTATGAACGCAAGCACAGATATACACTGCCTCATCCTCAGCCGTGATTTCATTGATGTGTAGATACTCAGTATAG
Coding sequences within:
- the LOC111950977 gene encoding immunoglobulin kappa light chain gives rise to the protein MFLSTASITALLLTLSGMEALVLTQEKSLSVNLRDNVKVSCVVSDSSQTWTISWYRQKAGGGPSFLLADTTRAAGLPNRFTYSEPGSGYTEYLHINEITAEDEAVYICACVHRKCGHGTKFGQGTEVTLARPPSPPSLVLMAPAQAPLSGDKTTLVCLAQGFHPDGASXSWSDDGGSLTGAEIQKGESQRQADGTYTLSSLLSLPSTRWSSGQTFTCHLSHSALTNPLSRSVNNGQCSMFG